In Sulfitobacter sp. LCG007, the sequence GCGCGAGGATCCGGATCTGGCAGAAGTCTATGTCTACACACCGCGCATGTCCTACGACCCGGGCGAGCTGGTCGAATTCCACGGCTCCTGCAACGCGGAAACATGGTCGCTGCAGATCTACCGCGACGGCCACAAGCCCGAGATGGTCCATGAGGCCTTCGACCTTCCGGGGGCTTTCACCGGAACGTCCGAGACCGCCTACAGCGACGGATGCGACTGGCCGGTGCTTCATTCCTGGAAAATCCCGGCGGACCAGCGCCCCGGTTTCTACCGTGTCGTCTCGACCTGCATCAGGAAGGACGGCGAACGCTTCGTCCAGCACCACTTCGTCGTTGTCCGTCCCACGGACCGGACGCGGCAGGGCAAGATCCTGCTGATGCTCGCGACCGGCACCTGGACCGCCTACAACGACTGGGGCGGGGCGAACCACTACTTCGGAACCTTCGGCCCGGACAGGAACGAGGGGTCCCCGCACCTGTCGCTGCACCGGCCCTGGACACGCGGGATGCTCTGGCTGCCGAAGGGCGCCGCGCGGATCGCGCAGAACCGCATACCCGAGATGAACGACCTGCCGGGCTATCCGTCCAAGGAATGGGGCTATTCCCACGGCTGGGGTCAATATTACGCCGCCGCGGGCTGGGCGCAGTACGACAGGCATTTCGCGGTCTGGGCTGAGAAGGAGGGTTATGGCTTTGACATCATCACCCAGACCGATCTGCACCAGCGGCCCGAGATCCTCGACGATTACAGCTGTCTCGTCACCGTCGGGCACGACGAATACTGGTCCTGGGAGATGCGCAAGACGGTCGAGGCCTTCGTGGAGCGGGGCGGAAACTTCTCGCGCTTCGGAGGCAATTTCCTCTGGCAGATCCGGCTCGAGGAAGACGGCGCGCGCCAGGTCTGCTGGAAAACCAAGGCGCCCGTGCACGACCCGGTGCGCGACGACCCGGACCGCAAACACACCCTGACAGCCTCATGGGAAAGCGAGGCGGTGTCCTGGCCCGGCGCGTCGACGGTCGCTGTGAACGGCTGCCACGGGATGTACGGCAGCTGGGGCGGCTTCGCGCCACGCGGGTCGCGCGGCTTCACCGTCTACAGGCCCGAGCATTGGGTCTTCGAGGGAACCGACCTTCGCTACGCAGACGTCTTCGGCGCCGAAGCGGGCATCTTCGGCTACGAGGTCGATGGCCTCAACTATACCTTCGAACGCGGCCTGCCCTACCCGGTCGCA encodes:
- a CDS encoding N,N-dimethylformamidase beta subunit family domain-containing protein, coding for MTSRFQFPENGPHAIKPWSVRKGHADEHFLSDYRFQFPREDPDLAEVYVYTPRMSYDPGELVEFHGSCNAETWSLQIYRDGHKPEMVHEAFDLPGAFTGTSETAYSDGCDWPVLHSWKIPADQRPGFYRVVSTCIRKDGERFVQHHFVVVRPTDRTRQGKILLMLATGTWTAYNDWGGANHYFGTFGPDRNEGSPHLSLHRPWTRGMLWLPKGAARIAQNRIPEMNDLPGYPSKEWGYSHGWGQYYAAAGWAQYDRHFAVWAEKEGYGFDIITQTDLHQRPEILDDYSCLVTVGHDEYWSWEMRKTVEAFVERGGNFSRFGGNFLWQIRLEEDGARQVCWKTKAPVHDPVRDDPDRKHTLTASWESEAVSWPGASTVAVNGCHGMYGSWGGFAPRGSRGFTVYRPEHWVFEGTDLRYADVFGAEAGIFGYEVDGLNYTFERGLPYPVADPGVPDGIEILAMSPAVLFEYEHEGPGLRYYVRDSDLVGLAELAAEEYPVARRNFQYGSGMLTSMKRGAGQVLTAGSCEWIMGLTRRDPFTETITRNALDRFGGAAD